Proteins from a genomic interval of Musa acuminata AAA Group cultivar baxijiao chromosome BXJ1-9, Cavendish_Baxijiao_AAA, whole genome shotgun sequence:
- the LOC135594431 gene encoding uncharacterized protein LOC135594431: MYAMQSFPSVADHHLLPFTDVGDFGLSTYLPFAAASNLSNLVQTCAISEYDLGGEGDLFKAPRPILEESVLLSGYGSSIMTDNIEIVDMESIQNGDLLCEAFYGCEKDLLVKSAHVPAPEVADFVLPEETTVGERNCFSAEGPLRKSDSTNASSVGPCLLDVHEVDLEAAFGMRSYSEGDIQSIGVDSYVHGDINIVPTFKLSSTIEDVKMKERIQKLSRYRNKRTRRNFHRRIKYVCRKVLAEGQPRVRGRFAKKEGRCAKT, translated from the exons ATGTACGCCATGCAAAGCTTTCCATCAGTAGCAGATCACCATCTCCTTCCATTCACAGATGTCGGAGACTTCGGCCTCTCCACATACCTTCCTTTTGCTGCAGCTTCCAACCTG AGTAATCTGGTTCAGACATGTGCTATCTCTGAGTATGACTTGGGAGGAGAAGGAGATCTGTTCAAAGCTCCAAGACCCATACTAGAGGAATCAGTACTGTTATCTGGTTATGGAAGTAGCATCATGACAGACAACATTGAGATAGTAGATATGGAGTCAATCCAAAATGGAGATCTCCTGTGTGAGGCCTTCTATGGCTGTGAAAAGGACCTCCTTGTGAAGTCAGCTCATGTGCCGGCACCTGAGGTAGCAGACTTTGTGCTCCCAGAAGAAACTACGGTTGGAGAAAGGAATTGCTTCTCTGCAGAGGGGCCTTTGCGGAAGAGTGACAGCACAAATGCTTCCAGCGTCGGACCATGTTTACTTGATGTTCATGAAGTGGATCTTGAGGCTGCGTTTGGGATGAGGTCATACAGTGAAGGAGATATCCAG AGTATTGGAGTTGATAGCTATGTTCATGGTGATATCAACATTGTCCCTACTTTTAAGTTGTCATCGACAATAGAGGATGTGAAGATGAAAGAAAGAATCCAAAAGCTTTCCAGGTACAGGAACAAAAGGACAAGAAGAAATTTTCACAGAAGGATCAAG TATGTATGCAGAAAGGTCTTGGCAGAAGGCCAGCCTCGCGTACGTGGAAGGTTTGCAAAGAAAGAAGGCAGGTGTGCAAAGACCTGA